A window from Thermosipho africanus Ob7 encodes these proteins:
- a CDS encoding adenylosuccinate synthase produces the protein MKSVIFGLQWGDEGKGKVTTYFSKDYDYVVRYSGGSNAGHTVEYTDFKLIHHLLPSFYVKKNVGAIISNGVVLDLEQLVEEIEEFKSKTGTYPKLYISELAHVVLPHHKKLDEKLEQIKGKNAVGTTKRGIGPAYADKVHRIGIRLSDFKNKDKFYEKIKNISKLYKNLYNIEVESIENVLTSYEKLKSHIVPHGEIINLINKNKILFESTQGVLLDIDVGTYPYVTGANCNTTGIQNGVGFPVKTENYIGVFKAYLTRVGNGPFPTEAFGKEGEEIRKRGHEFGATTGRPRRCGWLDLPLLKYAITVSGATELVMTKGDILNGMEKIKVCVAYKIDGNIVDRISSVDDLEKAEPIYETLDGWENHTSKEFNEYLSFIESYVKRKITHISVGPKVEEIIKL, from the coding sequence TTGAAAAGCGTTATTTTTGGATTACAGTGGGGGGACGAAGGAAAAGGTAAAGTAACAACTTATTTCTCAAAGGATTATGATTATGTGGTAAGATACAGTGGTGGTAGCAACGCTGGACACACAGTTGAATATACTGATTTTAAATTGATTCACCACCTGCTACCTTCATTTTACGTAAAAAAAAATGTTGGAGCCATTATTTCTAACGGAGTTGTTTTGGATTTAGAACAACTAGTCGAAGAAATTGAAGAATTTAAAAGTAAAACAGGTACATATCCTAAACTTTACATTTCAGAACTTGCACATGTTGTCTTGCCACATCATAAGAAACTAGATGAAAAGTTAGAACAAATTAAAGGGAAAAATGCTGTTGGAACCACAAAACGCGGAATAGGTCCAGCTTATGCTGATAAAGTGCATAGAATAGGAATAAGACTTAGTGATTTTAAAAATAAAGATAAATTCTATGAAAAAATAAAGAACATTTCAAAACTCTACAAAAATCTATATAATATTGAAGTCGAAAGTATTGAAAATGTTTTAACCTCATACGAAAAACTAAAAAGCCATATAGTCCCTCATGGAGAAATTATTAACCTAATAAACAAAAACAAAATATTATTTGAAAGCACACAAGGCGTACTACTGGATATAGATGTTGGAACCTATCCGTACGTAACTGGAGCAAATTGTAATACAACTGGAATCCAAAATGGTGTTGGCTTTCCTGTAAAAACTGAGAATTATATAGGCGTTTTCAAAGCTTATTTAACAAGAGTTGGAAATGGACCATTTCCAACAGAAGCATTTGGAAAAGAAGGTGAAGAAATAAGAAAAAGAGGTCACGAATTTGGAGCAACTACAGGACGTCCTAGAAGATGTGGTTGGCTTGATCTTCCTCTCTTAAAGTATGCAATTACAGTATCTGGAGCTACAGAACTTGTAATGACAAAAGGAGATATACTAAACGGCATGGAAAAAATAAAAGTTTGTGTGGCATACAAAATTGACGGTAACATTGTAGATAGAATTAGCTCAGTAGATGACTTGGAAAAAGCAGAACCAATATATGAAACTCTTGATGGCTGGGAAAATCACACTTCAAAAGAATTCAATGAATACTTAAGCTTTATTGAATCTTACGTAAAAAGAAAAATAACACATATTTCTGTAGGTCCA
- a CDS encoding GlmL-related ornithine degradation protein, with translation MNKLKVDLVFAEIGSTTTVVTAFHNLDGKVKILAQGEHWTTVNEGDVTIGIERAIENLKEKLGVSNFSWDKFAASSSAAGGLKMTVHGLVYDMTVRAAKEAALGAGAVIKYITAGKMDEFHLHKIKQISPKLILLAGGVDYGEKETVIHNAKLLSKLELDVPIIYAGNIAAAEQVEFILKNSGKTVFVTENVYPKIDQLNVEPTRNIIKEVFAKHITKAPGMEKIYDVVDYEIHTTPGAVMKATQLLSEIYGDVLTVDIGGATTDVDSVTEGSNEIQEITISPEPVAKRTVEGDLGLFVNAHNVIDLIGKENLKHEFENLDELIERISPYPKTDQDEYFISKLALYCFQQGIRRHVGKKKHIYTALGRKLIAEGKDLTAVRYLFGTGGFLSRSKYAKDVLKTVNNLSKLHPMELLPQNEVKIFRDKYYIFAAIGVIASEIDKEIAKKILLEDLEELGG, from the coding sequence GTGAATAAATTGAAGGTTGATTTAGTTTTTGCAGAAATTGGTTCAACTACAACTGTGGTAACAGCCTTTCACAATTTGGATGGAAAAGTAAAAATTTTAGCTCAGGGAGAACATTGGACAACTGTAAATGAAGGGGACGTAACAATTGGAATAGAGAGAGCAATTGAAAATTTAAAAGAAAAACTGGGAGTCTCTAATTTTTCATGGGATAAATTTGCTGCTTCAAGTAGTGCAGCCGGTGGGCTAAAAATGACAGTTCATGGTCTAGTATATGATATGACTGTTCGAGCTGCAAAAGAAGCTGCACTTGGTGCGGGGGCTGTAATAAAATATATTACGGCAGGAAAAATGGATGAATTTCATCTTCACAAGATAAAGCAGATTTCGCCAAAATTAATACTTCTTGCCGGTGGAGTTGACTATGGAGAAAAAGAGACAGTAATTCATAATGCAAAATTACTGTCAAAGCTTGAGTTGGATGTTCCTATTATTTATGCAGGTAATATCGCCGCAGCAGAACAGGTTGAATTCATTTTAAAAAATTCTGGAAAAACTGTTTTTGTGACTGAAAATGTTTATCCCAAAATAGATCAGTTAAATGTTGAACCTACTAGAAATATAATAAAAGAAGTTTTTGCAAAACATATTACTAAAGCACCTGGCATGGAAAAGATTTATGATGTTGTAGATTATGAAATTCATACAACCCCTGGTGCTGTAATGAAGGCGACGCAACTTTTATCTGAAATTTATGGAGATGTCTTAACAGTTGATATTGGTGGAGCTACAACAGATGTAGATTCAGTAACAGAAGGAAGTAATGAAATTCAAGAGATTACAATTTCTCCAGAACCTGTTGCAAAGCGTACTGTTGAAGGTGATCTTGGATTGTTTGTTAATGCTCACAATGTTATTGATTTAATTGGTAAAGAAAATTTAAAGCACGAATTTGAAAACTTAGATGAATTGATAGAAAGAATTTCACCTTATCCAAAAACGGACCAAGATGAATATTTTATATCAAAACTTGCCTTATATTGCTTTCAGCAAGGAATAAGAAGACATGTCGGTAAAAAAAAGCATATATATACTGCGTTGGGAAGAAAATTAATAGCGGAAGGGAAAGATTTAACTGCTGTTAGGTATCTTTTTGGGACGGGAGGTTTTTTAAGTCGTTCAAAGTATGCAAAAGATGTTTTGAAAACTGTGAATAATCTGTCAAAATTACATCCGATGGAGCTTTTACCACAGAATGAAGTTAAAATATTTAGAGATAAATATTACATTTTTGCCGCGATAGGTGTAATTGCTAGTGAAATTGATAAAGAAATAGCTAAAAAGATATTATTAGAAGATCTAGAAGAATTGGGAGGTTAA
- a CDS encoding metal-dependent hydrolase has product MKITFLGHAVFLIETNKKILIDPFITGNPAFPKDFSFDKIDYILVTHGHGDHIGDTVELSKKYNATVVSNFEICNYLQKKGVNKVHPMHIGGSFNFDFGKLKMTPALHGSGIIEGDNIIYGGNPGGFVIYSEKSVYHAGDTGLTKDMELLRGVDVAILPIGGNFVMDVEDALKAVEMIKPKVVIPMHYNTWDIISADEEKFKKGSKQLGVKCIILKPGESVEI; this is encoded by the coding sequence ATGAAAATTACATTTTTAGGGCATGCTGTTTTTCTTATTGAAACAAATAAAAAGATATTAATTGATCCATTTATAACTGGAAATCCTGCATTTCCAAAAGATTTTTCTTTTGACAAAATAGATTATATACTAGTAACTCATGGCCATGGAGATCACATTGGAGATACTGTGGAGCTTTCTAAAAAATATAATGCAACTGTTGTTTCAAACTTTGAAATATGCAATTATCTTCAAAAGAAAGGTGTTAATAAAGTTCATCCAATGCATATTGGAGGATCATTTAATTTTGATTTTGGCAAATTAAAAATGACGCCTGCTTTACATGGGTCAGGCATAATTGAAGGAGATAATATAATATATGGAGGTAATCCTGGGGGATTTGTTATTTATTCTGAAAAATCTGTATATCATGCAGGAGATACAGGTCTTACAAAAGATATGGAACTTTTACGTGGTGTTGATGTTGCAATATTACCAATTGGTGGAAATTTTGTAATGGATGTTGAAGATGCCTTAAAGGCTGTAGAAATGATAAAACCTAAGGTAGTAATTCCTATGCACTATAACACATGGGATATTATAAGCGCTGATGAAGAAAAATTTAAAAAGGGTTCCAAGCAATTAGGAGTTAAGTGCATTATTCTAAAACCTGGCGAAAGTGTGGAGATATAA